In Drosophila teissieri strain GT53w chromosome 2R, Prin_Dtei_1.1, whole genome shotgun sequence, the following proteins share a genomic window:
- the LOC122615147 gene encoding uncharacterized protein LOC122615147 isoform X3 — MKVLCQAVILLGLFKLLTSIKLTTINNTMCVDCSKDGQVECIIEETGFECFNEHVEKKLKYYPVRAKPPSTEDLDVCIPKDLKIRCIDESTFLKVIVWSPELGCQIVHREYPNRDTCFTASLFCPCLKDEKGSGKVRSTNSLLLVITLCLVQLQLTHIS; from the exons atgaaagtgTTGTGCCAAGCTGTTATACTTCTTGGTTTGTTTAAGCTACTGACTTCAATAAAATTGACGACAATAAATAACACAATGTGTGTAGACTGTTCGAAGGACGGCCAAGTTGAATGCATAATTGAAGAAACAGGATTTGAATGTTTTAACGAACACGTGGAGAAGAAACTTAAGTATTACCCTGTAAGGGCAAAGCCTCCAAGTACCGAAGATTTGGATGTCTGCATTCCAAAGGATTTGAAGATTCGTTGCATTGATG AGAGCACCTTTCTGAAAGTCATCGTATGGTCCCCTGAACTTGGATGTCAAATAGTACACAGAGAGTACCCAAATAGGGATACGTGTTTCACTGCCAGTCTTTTCTGTCCTTGTCTGAAGGACGAAAAGGGATCCGGAAAAGTACGGTCCACCAATAGTTTGCTACTTGTTATAACCTTGTGCTTAGTGCAACTTCAg